ACGAAAAAGCATTGGGTTATGCTGCTACCGTAGTAAAGAACGAGCAGATCACCAACGCAATTTCCGGTAACTGGCTGGATGCATTGTCCGGCAAGGTAGCGGGTCTTAACCTGATCCGCTCCAATGGCGGTCCTACCGGCTCTATCAAAGTGATCCTGCGTGGCGAGAACAACCTCACCGGCGAAAATGAAGCGCTGATCGTGGTGGATAACGTGGTGATCAACAGCGGTAGTATGAAGCGTGTAGCCATCGCCGGCGAAAGCTCTTACGGCACCGGCAGCGATAACATGCCTGCGGACTACGGTTCCAGCCTCAATGACCTCAACCCGGAAGACATTGATAACATCACGGTGCTGAAAGGTCCTGCCGCTGCCGCATTGTACGGACAGCGCGCGGCAAACGGTGCGTTGATCATTACTACGAAAGCAGGTACGAAAGGTAAAAAAGGCCTGGGTATCACTGTAACCTCCAATGGTTCGCTGGAAGAAGTAAACCGCTGGCCCGACCTGCAATACCAATACGGTCAGGGTTTGAACGGTGACAACTATTATTCTTTCGGCGGCTCCGAAGATGGTGCTTCTACCAGCGGTACGAGCTCTGCCTACGGTCCTAAATTCGACGGACAAAAGTTTTACCAGTACGATCCCAACACGCAGCTGCGCGGTGAAGAACGTACGCCTTGGGTAGGTCATAAATCGGACGGTGTAAACTCTTACTTCGAAAGAGGTAATACGTTCACAAACTCTGTATCGGTAGATGGAGCAGGCGAGAAAACATCCGGCCGTTTGTCTTTCACGAATGTGAACAACAACTGGATCATGCCCAACACCGGTTACGGTCGTAATTCACTGGCATTCTCTGCCAACACCCGTGTGAACGAAAAATTCCAGGTGTCTACCAAATTGAACTATACCAACAAACGCAGCGAAAACCTGCCTGGTAGCGGTTATGGTAACCAGTCGGTAATGTACTGGTACATCTTCTGGCAGCCGAGCACCAGCATCGATGTACTGCGCAACTACTGGACGAAGGATGCCGACGGCAGGAAGATCAAATATCCTTTCAGCTCTTTCCCAGAAAACCCGTTTGCGATCGCCAACGAGTTCCTGAACAAAATGAACCGTAACAACATCGTAGGTAACGTTACCGCTACTTACAACTTCACCAAGGAACTGAGCCTGATGGCACGTGGATCGGTGGACCTCGCAGGTGAGCAACGCTCACAGCAACGTCCGTGGGATGCCGGTACCAAGCTGCCTTTGGGTAGCATCCGCCAGCAGAACATTTTCTCTTCTGAACTGAGCATGGACTTCCTGTTACGTTATAATAAACAGATCAATAAAGACTTCGATTTCTCTGCAACCCTTGGTGGTAGCCAGCTGAAGAACCTTTATACGAAAGACGAGCTGCGTGCAGACTCCCTGAAAGTGCCTGGCATCTACAAACTGGCCAACGCTGCCGGTCCGTTGATCGCCATGCCGGATAAGAGCAGAATGGCATTTAACAGCTTGTTCTTCCTCATCACCGGTGGTTTCAAAAATATGATCTATGTGGACATTACTGCCCGTGAAGACTGGGCCAGCACGCTGGCGCTGCCAGAGCGTAAAGGTAACTCCGCATTCTTCTATCCATCCGTTAGCTCCAGCTTCATCCTGAGCGAGATCTTCCAGCTGCCGAAACCGATCAGTTATGCGAAGTTCCGTTTGGCTGCTGCGTCTGTAGGTAGCGGCGGACAAGTTCCTTACTACACTTCTTACTTTTATACGGCGCCTCCAACCTTCCCTGGTGGCTTAACCAACCCGACGTTGCTGACCAACGCGGAACTGGAGCCGCTGCGTACCAACTCTTACGAGGCAGGTATCGAAGGTAAGCTCTGGAAGAACCGCGCTGGGTTTGACGTAGCGGTATATACCGGCAGCACGAACAACCAGATCCTGAGCCGTAGGATTGATCCTGCGTCCGGTTGGCCTTCCCAGGTAATTAACGCCGGTAAAGTACGTAACATCGGTGTGGAAGTGGCGTTGAACGGTACCCCCGTAAGCACGAAAGACTTTAAATGGAATACTTCTCTTGTATATTCTGCTAACAGGAACAGGATCGTAAGCATGCCGGATTCGTCGGTAGTTCTGCGTACCGGTCCAGTAGGCGGTGGCCAGATCGTTGCACGCGTTGGCGGCAGCATGGGTGACCTGTATGGTTATGGTTACAAACGTGCCCCGGACGGACAAGTTGTATATGATCCTGCTACCGGTTTCGCTAAACTGTCAGAAGGTGTTATTCACCTT
This genomic interval from Chitinophaga horti contains the following:
- a CDS encoding SusC/RagA family TonB-linked outer membrane protein, producing MKHFLLFITGLQLCAHSMASGATAPAHPDVNRAARINYVREDIVVRGRVVDENGDPLIGVSIHPKNSTQGVYSDKDGNYLMVMPANGGVLVFSYIGYLTREETIKETRRLNITLKQDPKALGEVVVTALGIKRDEKALGYAATVVKNEQITNAISGNWLDALSGKVAGLNLIRSNGGPTGSIKVILRGENNLTGENEALIVVDNVVINSGSMKRVAIAGESSYGTGSDNMPADYGSSLNDLNPEDIDNITVLKGPAAAALYGQRAANGALIITTKAGTKGKKGLGITVTSNGSLEEVNRWPDLQYQYGQGLNGDNYYSFGGSEDGASTSGTSSAYGPKFDGQKFYQYDPNTQLRGEERTPWVGHKSDGVNSYFERGNTFTNSVSVDGAGEKTSGRLSFTNVNNNWIMPNTGYGRNSLAFSANTRVNEKFQVSTKLNYTNKRSENLPGSGYGNQSVMYWYIFWQPSTSIDVLRNYWTKDADGRKIKYPFSSFPENPFAIANEFLNKMNRNNIVGNVTATYNFTKELSLMARGSVDLAGEQRSQQRPWDAGTKLPLGSIRQQNIFSSELSMDFLLRYNKQINKDFDFSATLGGSQLKNLYTKDELRADSLKVPGIYKLANAAGPLIAMPDKSRMAFNSLFFLITGGFKNMIYVDITAREDWASTLALPERKGNSAFFYPSVSSSFILSEIFQLPKPISYAKFRLAAASVGSGGQVPYYTSYFYTAPPTFPGGLTNPTLLTNAELEPLRTNSYEAGIEGKLWKNRAGFDVAVYTGSTNNQILSRRIDPASGWPSQVINAGKVRNIGVEVALNGTPVSTKDFKWNTSLVYSANRNRIVSMPDSSVVLRTGPVGGGQIVARVGGSMGDLYGYGYKRAPDGQVVYDPATGFAKLSEGVIHLGNTLPKGKLGWTNDFTYKQFRLNLLFDAQWGAVAHSLMHYKLAEQGKITSTLPGRYNGIVGNGVIEEADGKYRKNDVLATDIDYYYRSHFGVDNAEGSTFRTDFIKFREARFDYTFKPAMLRKIGIQRAQVGIYGRNLAVWSPWPMFDPEFGTISGTDIVQGFEIAQFPSTRTFGFNLTIGL